A stretch of the Hyphomicrobiales bacterium genome encodes the following:
- the fliI gene encoding flagellar protein export ATPase FliI, whose product MSKNLTFSRLDGLVSDVSPVEIFGRVCGVRGLLVEVAGPLHEMNVGTRLSIESAQSHGDQDNILCEVVGFEGEHAICLPFSSLEGVRLGCPARILDRQASIKPDISWLGRVINALGEPIDGKADLLKGDVAYPLRQNPPPAHKRNRVGARLDMGVRSLNTFVTCCLGQRMGIFAGSGVGKSVLLSMLTRNSEADIIIVGLVGERGREVKEFIEDDLGEEGLARAIVVVATSDESALMRRQAAFITLTLAEYFRDQGKNVLCLMDSVTRFAQAQREIGLSAGEPPTSRGYTPTVFTELPRLLERAGPGVDGTGSVTGLFTVLVEGDNHNEPIADSVRGILDGHIVMERAIAERGRYPAVNILKSVSRTMPDCVPEEHRAFLIEAKKHMATYADMEELIRLGAYRTGSTPDVDRAIGLNPALESFLNQAKGEKTSFTEGFHALEAILNN is encoded by the coding sequence ATGTCAAAAAACTTAACTTTCTCCAGACTTGATGGGCTTGTGAGTGATGTGAGCCCGGTTGAGATATTTGGTCGCGTTTGCGGTGTGCGTGGTTTGCTGGTGGAAGTAGCCGGTCCGCTTCATGAAATGAATGTCGGTACAAGGTTGAGTATTGAGAGTGCTCAGTCACATGGCGATCAAGACAATATTTTATGTGAGGTTGTTGGTTTTGAAGGCGAACATGCCATCTGCTTGCCATTTTCCTCTCTTGAAGGAGTCCGACTTGGCTGTCCTGCGCGCATATTAGACCGTCAGGCTTCAATTAAACCGGATATAAGTTGGCTTGGACGGGTGATTAATGCTCTGGGTGAGCCGATTGATGGCAAAGCAGATTTGCTCAAAGGGGATGTTGCTTATCCACTTCGCCAAAATCCACCGCCAGCTCATAAGCGCAACCGTGTTGGGGCGCGACTTGATATGGGTGTGCGCTCGTTGAATACATTTGTGACCTGCTGCCTTGGCCAAAGAATGGGTATTTTTGCGGGATCGGGTGTTGGTAAATCAGTGCTTTTATCCATGCTTACCCGCAACTCTGAAGCTGATATTATTATTGTTGGTCTGGTTGGTGAGCGGGGGCGTGAGGTTAAAGAGTTTATTGAAGATGATTTGGGAGAAGAAGGACTTGCCCGCGCAATTGTGGTGGTCGCTACATCAGATGAATCAGCGCTTATGCGTCGTCAGGCCGCCTTTATAACCTTAACGTTGGCCGAATATTTTCGCGATCAGGGGAAAAATGTTCTCTGCTTGATGGATAGTGTGACACGCTTTGCGCAAGCCCAACGCGAAATTGGTCTTTCAGCCGGAGAGCCGCCAACCTCGCGCGGTTATACTCCAACTGTTTTTACCGAACTACCCAGATTACTAGAGAGGGCCGGGCCGGGCGTTGATGGAACCGGCAGTGTTACTGGACTTTTCACGGTGCTTGTTGAAGGGGATAATCACAATGAGCCGATAGCCGATTCGGTGCGCGGTATATTGGATGGCCATATTGTCATGGAACGAGCCATTGCAGAACGGGGCCGTTATCCGGCGGTTAACATCTTAAAATCGGTATCACGAACCATGCCGGATTGTGTTCCAGAAGAACATCGCGCCTTTTTAATTGAAGCAAAAAAACATATGGCGACCTATGCGGACATGGAAGAGTTAATAAGATTGGGTGCTTACCGAACAGGCTCAACCCCTGATGTTGACAGGGCTATTGGGCTAAATCCGGCTCTTGAAAGCTTTCTAAATC
- a CDS encoding response regulator transcription factor: MRVLLIEDDSATAQSIELMLKSEAFNVYTTDLGEEGVDLGKLYDYDIILLDLNLPDMSGYEVLRTLRVAKVQTPILILSGLAGIEDKVRGLGFGADDYMTKPFHKDELVARIHAIVRRSKGHAQSVITTGDLKVNLDTKTVEVNGQRVHLTGKEYQMLELLSLRKGTTLTKEMFLNHLYGGMDEPELKIIDVFICKLRKKLAAATDGANYIETVWGRGYVLREPSEEELRQTA; the protein is encoded by the coding sequence ATGCGAGTCCTGCTGATTGAAGACGATAGCGCTACAGCGCAAAGTATTGAACTAATGCTCAAATCTGAGGCATTCAATGTCTACACAACAGATTTGGGAGAAGAAGGTGTCGATCTAGGCAAGCTTTATGATTACGACATCATTCTACTTGATCTTAATCTTCCAGATATGAGTGGCTATGAAGTTTTGCGCACCTTGCGTGTTGCTAAAGTACAAACGCCAATTCTCATCCTCTCTGGTCTAGCTGGCATTGAAGATAAAGTGCGCGGCCTTGGCTTTGGTGCTGATGATTATATGACCAAGCCATTCCACAAAGATGAGCTGGTAGCTCGCATTCATGCGATTGTCCGCCGTTCTAAAGGTCATGCACAATCTGTGATTACCACAGGCGACTTGAAAGTGAACCTCGACACAAAAACTGTCGAAGTAAACGGTCAACGTGTTCACCTCACTGGCAAAGAATATCAAATGCTTGAGCTTCTTTCTCTTCGTAAAGGAACAACCCTTACGAAAGAAATGTTCCTCAACCACCTTTACGGCGGTATGGACGAGCCAGAACTGAAAATTATCGACGTCTTTATCTGTAAATTGCGCAAGAAACTTGCCGCAGCTACAGATGGTGCGAACTACATCGAAACAGTTTGGGGCCGTGGCTATGTGTTACGCGAACCAAGCGAAGAAGAGCTTCGACAAACGGCATAA
- a CDS encoding protein-glutamate O-methyltransferase CheR, with amino-acid sequence MTPQCFEFFSEFLHKNSGLSLQKEKEYLLENRLDAVLKKHKIGSFEQLMSVVKNESNGPIGFDVIDCMSVTETSFFRDRKPFDLLVDTMLPEILGNRLATQPIRIWSAAASSGQEAYTIAMLCKENPGLFAGRRVEIHATDISDTVLAKAKSGLYSQFEVQRGLPTDMMLRYFEQVGEMWTLTPEIKSMVKFKQFNLMHPFTSMPKFDIIFCRNVLIYFDAATKSKVFEKLHSVMADDGYLLLGGAETTMGLSQDLRADADHRTLFRSNKYNAPKKALSA; translated from the coding sequence ATGACACCTCAATGTTTTGAATTTTTTTCAGAATTTTTACATAAAAATTCTGGCCTTTCCTTGCAAAAAGAAAAAGAATATTTGCTGGAAAATCGTTTAGATGCTGTTTTGAAAAAGCACAAAATTGGGTCTTTTGAACAGCTCATGAGTGTAGTGAAAAATGAGAGCAATGGTCCTATTGGCTTTGATGTGATCGACTGTATGAGTGTTACGGAAACGTCGTTTTTTCGGGACCGCAAACCTTTCGATCTACTTGTTGATACAATGTTGCCTGAAATTCTTGGCAACAGACTGGCTACACAACCTATTCGAATTTGGAGTGCTGCGGCGTCTTCCGGTCAAGAAGCTTATACCATTGCTATGTTATGCAAGGAAAACCCTGGTCTGTTTGCTGGGCGTCGGGTTGAAATTCATGCAACCGATATTTCAGATACGGTTCTGGCTAAAGCAAAATCAGGGCTCTATAGCCAATTTGAAGTTCAGCGCGGTTTGCCAACTGACATGATGCTTCGTTATTTTGAACAAGTTGGCGAAATGTGGACACTTACACCAGAGATAAAATCAATGGTGAAGTTTAAGCAATTCAACTTGATGCATCCATTCACTTCCATGCCAAAATTTGACATTATATTTTGTCGTAATGTTTTGATTTATTTTGACGCTGCGACAAAGTCTAAAGTATTCGAAAAATTGCATTCTGTGATGGCTGATGATGGCTATTTATTGTTGGGCGGTGCGGAAACGACCATGGGTCTTTCTCAAGATCTGCGAGCTGATGCAGACCACCGTACTCTCTTTAGAAGCAACAAATATAACGCGCCGAAAAAAGCGCTCTCTGCCTGA
- a CDS encoding chemotaxis response regulator protein-glutamate methylesterase yields MSNLAEAQDESGSAERKVRVMLVDDSAVVRGLMNRWLSAEDNIEVVSRCHNGLHAVREIKTVQPDIAILDIEMPEMDGLEALPLLLQASPKTRILIASSLSQRNAEISLTALSKGAHDYIPKPSTNSDLTTSAEFRVDLITKINALCVGSGGKSASRFTRVAPDQGAASQAEGLASPPAMRKSTSATDALPTVSISTKSMSDTSVSSENLRKFNHVVPDILCIGSSTGGPRAVQEVLATVVPYIAKVPVVLTQHMPGTFTTVFASHLDKALPVPVAEAVHGEPLLPGRVYVAPGERHLMFKRGASGIEVVLDDGPQVNFCKPAVDNMFQSANDLYGKKILGVILTGMGQDGAAGGKLIADSGGNILVQDAESSIVWGMPGAAYKAGVSAGVFSLDEIGGKIVQVLQRGTI; encoded by the coding sequence ATGAGTAATTTAGCCGAAGCCCAAGACGAATCAGGATCTGCTGAGCGTAAAGTGCGCGTCATGCTGGTCGATGATTCTGCTGTTGTCCGGGGGCTTATGAACCGCTGGCTATCGGCAGAAGACAATATTGAAGTCGTTTCGAGATGCCATAATGGCCTTCATGCGGTGCGTGAAATAAAAACAGTTCAACCTGATATTGCAATTCTCGATATCGAAATGCCAGAGATGGACGGACTTGAAGCCTTGCCTTTGCTTCTTCAAGCGTCTCCGAAAACACGTATTTTGATAGCGTCGAGTTTGTCTCAACGCAATGCAGAGATAAGTCTTACAGCCTTGTCTAAAGGGGCGCATGACTATATCCCAAAACCGTCGACGAATAGCGACCTGACAACATCGGCAGAGTTTCGTGTTGACTTGATTACAAAGATCAATGCGTTGTGTGTAGGGTCAGGTGGCAAATCAGCAAGTAGGTTTACACGTGTAGCACCTGATCAAGGTGCGGCAAGCCAGGCAGAAGGCCTTGCTAGCCCTCCAGCTATGCGTAAATCGACATCCGCGACTGATGCGTTGCCAACGGTTTCAATTTCAACGAAATCAATGTCAGATACATCGGTTTCTTCTGAGAACTTACGCAAGTTCAATCATGTGGTTCCAGATATATTATGTATTGGAAGCTCAACCGGTGGCCCACGCGCTGTGCAGGAAGTCTTGGCAACAGTTGTGCCTTATATAGCTAAGGTGCCGGTTGTGCTAACACAGCATATGCCTGGTACATTCACGACAGTTTTTGCCAGTCATCTTGATAAGGCGCTTCCTGTTCCTGTTGCAGAAGCTGTTCATGGTGAGCCTTTATTGCCTGGTCGTGTTTATGTCGCTCCCGGTGAGCGTCATCTTATGTTTAAGCGTGGGGCATCAGGTATTGAAGTTGTTCTTGATGATGGCCCGCAGGTGAATTTTTGTAAGCCGGCCGTCGATAATATGTTTCAGTCAGCTAACGATCTATACGGCAAGAAAATTTTAGGCGTTATTTTAACTGGTATGGGGCAAGATGGCGCAGCCGGTGGTAAGCTTATTGCTGATAGCGGTGGCAATATTCTTGTACAAGATGCTGAATCAAGCATCGTATGGGGTATGCCAGGTGCGGCCTATAAGGCCGGTGTTAGTGCTGGTGTATTCAGCCTAGATGAAATCGGCGGCAAGATAGTGCAAGTATTGCAACGAGGTACAATATGA
- a CDS encoding response regulator, giving the protein MKNCLIVDDSSVIRKVARRILEDLSFEITEAEDGQVALNECQQKMPDAILLDWNMPVMDGLEFLSELRNMPDGEKPRVVFCTTENDVGHIARAIRAGANEYIMKPFDREIMQAKFQEVGLID; this is encoded by the coding sequence ATGAAAAACTGTCTGATTGTAGATGACTCAAGTGTGATTAGAAAAGTTGCACGTCGTATCTTGGAAGATTTGAGCTTCGAAATTACAGAAGCTGAAGACGGGCAGGTTGCGCTTAATGAATGCCAACAAAAAATGCCAGATGCTATTTTGTTAGATTGGAATATGCCAGTTATGGACGGGTTGGAGTTTTTATCTGAGCTTCGAAATATGCCAGACGGTGAGAAGCCGCGGGTTGTTTTTTGTACAACTGAAAATGATGTTGGGCACATTGCACGTGCGATCCGTGCGGGCGCAAATGAATACATCATGAAGCCATTTGATCGTGAGATCATGCAAGCCAAATTTCAAGAGGTAGGACTTATCGATTAA
- a CDS encoding chemotaxis protein CheW, whose amino-acid sequence MIEENHNLNTTQYVTVVIGEQLFGIPINKVHDVFMPDSITRVPLSETEIQGVLNLRGRIVTAIDMRQLLGIDERDNSDTKMAVGIEYKGESYGFIIDNVGEVLNLSDDSRETNPANLNRNWSSIAGGVHRLDGELMVILDVEKVLGAMLAKIAA is encoded by the coding sequence ATGATCGAAGAAAACCACAATTTAAATACAACGCAATATGTAACGGTTGTCATTGGCGAACAGCTTTTTGGTATACCTATTAATAAGGTGCATGATGTTTTCATGCCAGATAGCATTACTCGTGTGCCTTTGTCTGAAACTGAAATCCAAGGCGTTCTTAATTTGCGGGGACGTATTGTAACGGCAATTGATATGCGCCAACTGCTCGGTATTGATGAGCGGGACAATTCAGATACTAAGATGGCCGTTGGTATTGAATACAAGGGTGAGTCTTACGGCTTTATTATAGATAATGTTGGTGAAGTCTTAAACCTTTCAGATGATAGTCGTGAAACTAATCCTGCTAATTTGAACCGAAATTGGTCGAGTATTGCCGGCGGTGTTCACAGGCTTGATGGCGAACTGATGGTTATCCTTGACGTTGAAAAAGTACTTGGTGCCATGTTGGCAAAAATTGCTGCCTAG
- a CDS encoding hybrid sensor histidine kinase/response regulator has product MDDLLQEFLTETTESLDVVDLELVRFEQEPNNAGILDNIFRLVHTIKGTCGFLGLPRLEGLAHASETLMGKYRDGKPVTEDGVSFILQSIDRLKEILVTLEEADGVEPEGSDADLIDALNAISLGEESGGGAKSDESSDAPQEAAASSENGDEPIVVQEIERDLRVGEVSLDELERAFNETEVELDIVEEVAKPEEVAKPVKAEEAKKDSKAKGAVSTQSLRVNVDTLEDLMTMVSELVLTRNQLMEIARRNEESEFKVPLQRLSNVTGELQEGVMKTRMQPIGNAWQKLPRIVRDLGNELKKEIDLQMIGAETELDRQVLDMIKDPLTHMVRNSGDHGLEGPDERRRAGKPEKGVIKLSAYHEGGHIIIEIADDGRGLNITRIKEKIVANGLATEAELDAMPESQIQKYIFNAGLSTAEVVTSVSGRGVGMDVVRNNIEVIGGTVDVKSITGKGSTFTIKIPLTLAIVSALIVESSGDRFAIPQLSVVELVQAETNSEHKIEHIKETPVLRLRNKLLPLVNLSRLLGIKHLDEEKAAAAVSEDQGFIVVMQVGSQSFGVVVDSVFHTEEIVVKPMSTALRNVNMFSGNTILGDGSVIMIVDPNGVANGVSEGVSEEIAAKDQAQQDAISNDDPTTSMLLFRAGSDVPKAVPLSLVTRLEEVDVKEIESSNGQELVQYRGTLMPLVHINADYKRKEEGAQPMLVFSDAGRTMGLVVDEIVDIVEDRLVIEVESDELGLLGSAVIKGKATEMIDIGHYLLMAFDDWFTRDDTSDEKKARKLLYVDDSEFFHNMLKPILQAAGYRVTGATSVEAAKELLDQNYMFDVVVADVEMSGPNGFDLAKIIHAKPTYGCPALLAISSVCTPSLIEKCREMRFDDFVAKFDRPGLISALKELSSELELAA; this is encoded by the coding sequence ATGGACGATTTACTTCAAGAATTTTTGACTGAAACAACCGAGAGCCTCGATGTCGTTGATTTGGAGCTTGTTCGTTTTGAACAAGAACCAAATAATGCTGGGATTCTTGATAATATTTTCCGCCTTGTACACACTATTAAAGGTACATGCGGTTTCTTAGGACTACCAAGACTAGAGGGTTTGGCTCATGCGTCTGAAACGCTGATGGGTAAATACCGTGATGGTAAGCCTGTTACTGAGGATGGTGTTTCTTTCATTCTGCAGTCTATTGATCGCCTTAAAGAAATTTTGGTTACGCTTGAAGAAGCTGATGGCGTTGAGCCTGAAGGCAGTGATGCTGATCTGATTGATGCATTGAATGCGATTAGTCTGGGCGAAGAATCCGGTGGTGGTGCTAAATCAGATGAAAGTTCTGATGCACCACAAGAAGCAGCTGCTAGCAGTGAAAACGGTGATGAGCCTATAGTGGTACAAGAGATTGAACGCGATTTGCGTGTTGGTGAAGTGTCGCTTGATGAGCTTGAGCGAGCCTTTAATGAAACAGAAGTCGAACTGGATATTGTAGAAGAAGTTGCTAAGCCTGAAGAGGTAGCAAAACCTGTAAAAGCTGAAGAAGCGAAAAAAGACTCTAAGGCTAAAGGCGCGGTTTCCACACAATCGCTGCGGGTTAACGTCGATACTCTTGAAGATTTGATGACGATGGTGTCTGAGCTTGTTTTGACAAGAAACCAGCTTATGGAAATCGCCCGGCGTAATGAAGAATCTGAATTTAAAGTGCCATTGCAGCGCTTGTCTAATGTGACAGGTGAATTGCAAGAAGGCGTTATGAAAACGCGGATGCAACCAATTGGCAATGCATGGCAAAAGCTACCTCGTATTGTGCGCGATCTGGGCAATGAACTGAAAAAAGAAATTGACCTACAGATGATCGGCGCTGAAACCGAACTTGATCGTCAAGTTCTTGATATGATTAAAGATCCGCTGACTCACATGGTTCGTAACTCAGGTGATCATGGTCTTGAGGGGCCAGATGAAAGACGGCGCGCAGGCAAGCCTGAAAAAGGCGTGATTAAGCTGTCTGCTTATCATGAAGGCGGTCACATTATTATTGAGATTGCTGACGATGGCCGTGGTCTGAATATTACGCGTATTAAAGAGAAGATTGTTGCAAATGGTTTGGCGACCGAAGCTGAACTTGATGCAATGCCTGAATCGCAAATCCAAAAGTATATCTTTAATGCAGGCCTTTCGACTGCTGAAGTTGTCACAAGCGTCTCTGGACGTGGCGTTGGTATGGATGTTGTGCGCAATAATATTGAGGTGATTGGCGGTACGGTTGATGTGAAGTCGATCACGGGTAAAGGGTCAACCTTTACAATCAAAATTCCGCTGACGCTGGCGATTGTGTCAGCGCTTATTGTTGAATCATCTGGTGATCGCTTTGCAATCCCGCAATTATCCGTTGTTGAATTGGTTCAAGCTGAAACGAATTCTGAACATAAAATCGAGCATATTAAAGAGACGCCTGTTCTGCGGTTGCGTAACAAATTGTTGCCACTGGTGAATCTCAGCCGTCTGTTGGGTATTAAACATCTCGATGAAGAGAAAGCTGCGGCGGCAGTATCTGAAGATCAAGGCTTTATTGTCGTGATGCAGGTTGGGTCGCAATCCTTTGGCGTTGTGGTTGATAGTGTTTTCCACACAGAGGAAATTGTCGTCAAACCGATGTCAACGGCGCTGCGCAACGTGAATATGTTTTCAGGCAACACCATTCTTGGCGATGGTAGTGTCATCATGATCGTTGATCCAAATGGTGTCGCTAATGGTGTGAGTGAAGGCGTTAGCGAGGAAATCGCTGCTAAAGATCAAGCACAACAAGACGCGATCTCTAACGACGACCCAACCACTTCAATGCTTCTTTTCCGTGCTGGATCAGATGTACCAAAAGCTGTTCCGTTATCCTTGGTTACGCGTCTTGAAGAAGTGGATGTCAAAGAAATTGAGAGTTCAAATGGACAAGAACTGGTCCAATATCGTGGAACATTGATGCCTCTTGTTCATATCAACGCTGATTACAAGCGCAAAGAAGAGGGTGCACAGCCAATGCTGGTGTTCTCTGATGCTGGTCGCACGATGGGGCTTGTTGTCGATGAAATCGTCGATATCGTTGAAGATAGGCTTGTTATAGAAGTTGAATCAGATGAACTTGGATTACTTGGCTCTGCTGTGATTAAAGGCAAAGCAACCGAGATGATCGATATCGGCCATTATTTGCTGATGGCGTTTGATGATTGGTTCACACGCGACGATACAAGCGATGAGAAAAAAGCTCGCAAGTTATTGTATGTTGATGATTCAGAGTTCTTCCACAACATGCTGAAACCAATTCTGCAGGCTGCTGGTTACCGTGTAACAGGCGCGACAAGTGTTGAAGCAGCGAAAGAGCTTTTGGACCAAAATTATATGTTTGATGTCGTTGTCGCTGATGTTGAAATGAGTGGCCCTAACGGTTTCGACCTAGCGAAAATCATTCATGCCAAACCAACATACGGATGCCCGGCTTTATTGGCTATTTCTTCCGTTTGCACGCCATCACTCATAGAGAAATGTCGTGAAATGCGATTTGATGATTTCGTCGCAAAATTTGACCGGCCTGGACTTATTTCAGCGCTTAAAGAACTTTCTAGTGAGCTGGAGCTGGCAGCATGA
- a CDS encoding histidine phosphotransferase family protein: MADKSKELEASDLGALLCSKVCHDIISPVGAITNGLELMEEDIDGSMRDMAMDLIKRSATQASAKLKFARIAYGAAGSAGAEIDTGDAEEVAQGYMVAEKADLEWKIERQYLPKNQVKLVLNLLLLALNCVPQGGKITISMEKEDGNPSFKLLCSGLKARIAESVAAMVKSLPEEELVDAHTVQPYYCGLLARLSGLNITMLMEGEDAVITASA, translated from the coding sequence ATGGCTGATAAAAGCAAAGAATTAGAAGCAAGCGATCTTGGGGCGCTATTATGCAGCAAAGTTTGCCATGATATTATTTCTCCAGTTGGTGCTATTACAAACGGCCTGGAATTGATGGAGGAAGACATTGACGGCTCCATGCGAGATATGGCTATGGACCTGATTAAACGCAGTGCAACACAAGCTTCCGCCAAGCTAAAGTTTGCTCGCATAGCTTACGGTGCTGCGGGTTCAGCGGGTGCTGAAATTGATACCGGCGATGCTGAAGAAGTGGCACAGGGTTATATGGTGGCAGAAAAGGCCGACCTTGAATGGAAGATAGAGCGGCAGTATTTGCCAAAAAATCAAGTTAAATTAGTACTTAACCTCCTATTGCTGGCGTTAAATTGTGTGCCTCAAGGTGGAAAAATTACCATTTCAATGGAGAAAGAAGATGGGAACCCATCTTTCAAATTACTCTGTTCTGGTCTGAAGGCACGCATTGCTGAGAGTGTTGCGGCAATGGTCAAGAGCCTCCCTGAGGAAGAGCTGGTGGATGCTCATACTGTGCAACCATATTATTGTGGCTTATTAGCACGATTGTCGGGTTTAAATATCACAATGCTAATGGAAGGCGAGGACGCTGTGATCACTGCCAGCGCTTGA
- a CDS encoding YHS domain-containing (seleno)protein yields MAKFLMPVFSLFTALAFSYPVYAFNLFVTSPATGIAIHGFDPVAYFDKNAAIMGIGGYEAEWGGAYWRFQNAANKERFLESPKAFVPKFNGYGAYSVAQDRLTEGNPNVWAIYENKLLFFYSIEARDKWIQKPVQYTELGESNWEQLRMTLSK; encoded by the coding sequence GTGGCCAAATTTCTTATGCCTGTTTTTAGCCTATTCACGGCACTTGCATTTTCATACCCAGTTTATGCCTTCAATCTTTTCGTAACAAGTCCTGCCACAGGGATAGCCATTCATGGTTTTGATCCTGTCGCTTATTTCGATAAGAACGCAGCGATTATGGGTATCGGGGGTTATGAAGCTGAGTGGGGCGGTGCTTATTGGAGATTTCAGAATGCGGCAAATAAAGAACGATTTTTAGAATCGCCAAAAGCCTTTGTTCCTAAGTTTAATGGATATGGGGCTTATTCGGTGGCGCAAGATCGCTTGACTGAGGGGAATCCGAATGTTTGGGCTATTTATGAAAATAAACTATTGTTCTTCTATTCGATAGAAGCGCGGGATAAGTGGATACAAAAACCTGTCCAATATACTGAATTGGGCGAAAGTAATTGGGAACAGCTTCGGATGACATTATCAAAATAA
- a CDS encoding DUF1134 domain-containing protein, producing the protein MRRFNLFAKSLFVSQYSLLQLSIALVFTLTVVLATPHSAAAQQSNINPNDTFTVDEILNTGHKFFGNVSGGLASVVERAFSRFGLPNGYVLGEQAAGAFIGGLQYGEGILHTKSSGQYKAFWQGPTIGWDFGGAGTRTMMLVYQLPDVESLYKRFPGVSGSAVVIGGVEMSVRKRGNTIVVPIRSGVGARLGVNVGYLKFTTKATINPF; encoded by the coding sequence ATGCGACGCTTTAATTTATTCGCAAAATCATTGTTTGTCTCGCAATATTCATTATTGCAGCTATCTATTGCACTTGTCTTTACTCTCACAGTCGTTCTCGCCACACCGCACAGTGCGGCGGCACAGCAAAGTAACATCAATCCCAATGATACATTCACAGTGGATGAAATTTTAAACACCGGCCATAAGTTTTTTGGCAATGTATCAGGTGGATTAGCCAGTGTGGTTGAAAGAGCATTCTCACGCTTCGGCCTTCCAAACGGTTATGTTCTGGGTGAGCAAGCTGCTGGCGCATTCATAGGCGGGCTTCAATATGGCGAAGGTATTCTGCATACAAAAAGCTCAGGACAATATAAAGCCTTCTGGCAAGGGCCCACGATCGGTTGGGATTTTGGTGGCGCAGGCACACGCACTATGATGCTCGTCTATCAGCTTCCTGATGTTGAATCCCTTTATAAGAGGTTTCCCGGTGTAAGTGGGTCTGCCGTCGTAATCGGTGGCGTGGAAATGTCTGTTAGAAAACGAGGAAACACCATCGTTGTTCCTATCAGAAGTGGCGTTGGTGCCAGATTGGGCGTTAACGTTGGTTATCTAAAGTTCACGACCAAAGCGACAATTAACCCCTTCTAG
- a CDS encoding fimbrial protein — translation MSEPFNDEKQEEPLDPAMERVRIKLRRLLFGSTMIMVLGLGSVFAAIFYKINQSDESETAAYSVPSVVTEADLRRASYPLPAGTRIIGVALDGNNLAVTYDGEGGEGGVLLIDVPSWQVFSVMALPQK, via the coding sequence TTGTCTGAACCATTTAACGATGAAAAACAAGAAGAACCGCTGGATCCAGCAATGGAGCGTGTGCGTATCAAGCTGCGCCGGCTATTATTTGGCTCAACCATGATTATGGTTTTAGGTTTAGGATCTGTTTTTGCAGCTATATTTTATAAAATAAATCAAAGCGATGAAAGTGAGACAGCAGCCTACAGTGTGCCGTCGGTTGTCACCGAGGCTGATTTGCGCCGCGCATCTTATCCTTTGCCCGCTGGTACTCGCATTATTGGGGTTGCGCTTGATGGCAATAATTTGGCTGTCACATATGATGGTGAAGGCGGCGAGGGCGGTGTCTTGTTGATTGACGTGCCAAGCTGGCAAGTCTTCTCTGTTATGGCACTACCGCAAAAATAA